The DNA region GCAATATTACTTACGGAGGATCCACCAGACGGATCCCACGACGAGGATCAGGCTGCCAGCGAGCGTTGAGAGCAATTCCATGCTTTGCTTTCCTGAATGGAGTTGGCAAGCTGGATCGTCTGCGTGGCGGCTTCCTTGTGCAGGGCCGCGACAGGGTGGGACGAACTGCACTGGGCCACGACGTCGCGTGCGCAGCTTTCGCAGCGCCCGCATTGGGTGGCCACGCCCAATTCGAACTGGATCTCGTCAAAGCTCATCCCCGCATGCGCGTGGCGTGCGATCTCGCGATCAGAAATCCGGCGGCATACACAGACGATCATGGGAGCGGGCAGTGGTGGCTGGCTGGTGAATGATATAGGAATTATAAATGCGAATTCATCGCATTATCAATCGTTCCATATCTCTGTGTAAGCAGGCGTTGATCGTGGTCAGCCGGAATCGGGGTAGCGGGGGGCATCAGCCCAAAAAAAAGCCGGCACACTGTGCCGGCTTTTGGGGGCCCGGAGGGCGCTCTATTACTTGACGTGCTTGCCGATCAGGCCAGCCATCTCGAACATCGAGACCTGGGGCTTGCCGAACACTTCCTTTAGCTTGGCGTCGGCATTGATCATGCGCTTGTTGGATGCGTCCTGCAGGTTGTTGGCCTTGATGTAGACCCACAGCTTGCTGATGATTTCAGTGCGTGGCAGAGGCGTGGAGCCGACCACGGCAGCCAGAGCGGGGCTGGGGGTCAGTGCCTTCATGAAGG from Paracidovorax wautersii includes:
- a CDS encoding (2Fe-2S)-binding protein — its product is MIVCVCRRISDREIARHAHAGMSFDEIQFELGVATQCGRCESCARDVVAQCSSSHPVAALHKEAATQTIQLANSIQESKAWNCSQRSLAA
- a CDS encoding SWIB/MDM2 domain-containing protein → MATAKKAPAADAKAAAPAKKRTPNAAFMKALTPSPALAAVVGSTPLPRTEIISKLWVYIKANNLQDASNKRMINADAKLKEVFGKPQVSMFEMAGLIGKHVK